In the Grimontia kaedaensis genome, one interval contains:
- a CDS encoding ABC-F family ATPase yields the protein MISTANITMQFGAEPLFENISAKFGNGNRYGLIGANGCGKSTFMKILSGALAPSSGNVSIAPGLKLGVLSQDQFAFENFNVIDVVIMGDKKLWEVKQERDRIYSLPEMSEEDGMKVAELEVEFAEMDGYTAESRAGDILIKAGIEEYLHFGLMQHVAPGWKLRVLLAQALFANPDILLLDEPTNNLDIHTIGWLAEELSQRKCTMIIISHDRHFLNTVCTHMADIDYGELRIYPGNYDYFLEASGLQREQLLASNAKKAAEINELQEFVNRFGANASKAKLASSRAKRMDKIKLDEVKTSSRISPSIDFGEGKKLHRQALELQEVGHGYDGEMLFENGNLLLEAGSRLAVIGENGVGKTTLLRCLVNELEQSEGVVKWAENASVGYCPQDCTADFDNDMTIFEWISQWRTAKHNDLIVRAILGRLLFTEDDVNKKARNCSGGEKNRLIFGKLMMQDINVLVMDEPTNHMDMEAIEALNSALKVYPGTLIFVSHDREFVSSLATAVIEIKDKKLDYFQGTYEEYLAHQQKVLSAA from the coding sequence TTGATTTCAACCGCTAACATCACCATGCAATTTGGCGCGGAGCCGTTGTTTGAAAACATCTCAGCTAAGTTCGGTAACGGTAACCGTTATGGCCTGATTGGCGCGAATGGCTGTGGCAAATCGACCTTTATGAAGATCTTGAGCGGCGCACTGGCACCTAGCTCTGGTAACGTGTCGATCGCACCGGGATTGAAGTTGGGTGTGTTGAGTCAGGATCAGTTTGCGTTCGAAAACTTCAACGTGATTGATGTGGTCATCATGGGTGACAAGAAGCTGTGGGAAGTGAAGCAAGAGCGTGACCGCATTTATTCTTTGCCGGAAATGAGCGAAGAAGACGGCATGAAAGTCGCGGAGCTTGAAGTCGAGTTCGCAGAAATGGATGGCTACACCGCAGAAAGCCGCGCGGGCGATATCCTGATCAAAGCAGGTATTGAAGAATACCTGCACTTTGGCTTGATGCAGCACGTTGCGCCGGGCTGGAAACTGCGTGTGCTGTTGGCGCAGGCGCTGTTTGCGAACCCAGATATTCTGCTACTGGACGAACCGACGAACAACCTGGATATTCACACCATCGGTTGGTTGGCGGAAGAGTTAAGCCAGCGTAAGTGCACCATGATTATCATTTCGCACGACCGTCACTTCCTGAACACGGTCTGTACCCATATGGCTGACATTGATTATGGTGAGCTGCGCATCTATCCGGGTAACTATGACTACTTCCTGGAAGCATCTGGTTTGCAACGAGAGCAATTGCTGGCGAGTAACGCCAAGAAAGCGGCCGAAATTAACGAGCTGCAAGAGTTTGTGAACCGCTTTGGTGCCAACGCCTCTAAAGCAAAGCTGGCGAGTTCGCGCGCGAAACGCATGGACAAAATCAAGCTGGATGAAGTGAAAACCTCTAGCCGTATCAGTCCGTCGATTGATTTTGGTGAAGGTAAGAAACTGCACCGTCAGGCACTTGAGTTGCAAGAAGTGGGTCATGGCTACGATGGCGAGATGCTGTTTGAAAATGGCAACCTGTTGTTGGAAGCGGGCTCACGCCTTGCGGTTATCGGTGAGAACGGTGTGGGTAAAACCACGCTGCTGCGCTGTTTGGTGAACGAGCTTGAGCAAAGCGAAGGCGTGGTGAAGTGGGCGGAGAATGCGTCTGTCGGTTACTGTCCTCAGGATTGTACTGCTGACTTCGACAACGACATGACCATCTTTGAGTGGATTTCACAGTGGCGTACTGCAAAGCATAACGACCTGATTGTGCGTGCGATTCTGGGGCGTCTGCTGTTTACCGAAGATGATGTCAACAAGAAAGCCAGAAACTGTTCGGGTGGCGAGAAGAACCGCCTGATATTCGGCAAACTGATGATGCAAGACATCAACGTGCTGGTGATGGATGAGCCAACCAACCACATGGACATGGAAGCAATTGAAGCACTGAACAGCGCGCTGAAAGTGTATCCTGGAACGCTGATTTTCGTCAGTCACGATCGCGAGTTTGTCTCATCACTGGCGACGGCGGTTATCGAAATCAAAGACAAGAAGCTGGATTACTTCCAAGGCACATACGAAGAGTATCTTGCTCATCAGCAGAAAGTGTTGAGTGCGGCCTAA
- a CDS encoding hemolysin family protein gives MIETLLTLLFGILFILAIIAANGYFVAQEFAYMAVDRARLATLAATGDEAAKRALKVTKRTSFMLSGAQLGITVTGLVLGFVAEPLVGQSLGVLLQGFGLSLEAGIALGTVITLGVAMVVQMIMGELYPKNLAIANAEPMARMMSRSTLIYMSVFGFFISFFDKSANLLLRAVRIEPVHDLDVSASEEDLHHIIANSRETGDIPVELSLMMDRILDFPERDVEHAMVPRSQVDWVEPETTLTELVSLMAQAHTRYPVVNDDDAPVGVVHLPDVLARIDAGHADDTVESVMRPATVLPTLMSLPDALDQLEKSTNHLACVIDEYGGFAGVLTIEDLAMEIVGEITDEHDADAADAVVPQSDNVWLMVGDVHIDEVERAIGYDLPKDDVETIAGMLIAERGALPAEGETVVIELPVDPSEFASGELFKRHLEVEVLRIERHVPTEVRVKLVENPVEEGEE, from the coding sequence ATGATTGAGACCCTTCTTACCCTTCTGTTCGGCATTCTATTTATCTTGGCTATTATCGCAGCAAACGGCTACTTCGTTGCCCAAGAGTTTGCTTACATGGCCGTGGACAGAGCAAGACTCGCAACGCTGGCAGCCACTGGCGATGAAGCCGCAAAACGCGCGCTCAAAGTCACCAAACGTACCAGCTTTATGCTTTCCGGTGCCCAACTTGGCATTACGGTAACCGGCTTGGTGTTGGGTTTCGTTGCAGAACCCCTTGTTGGCCAGTCGCTGGGCGTATTGTTGCAAGGTTTTGGGTTATCGCTAGAGGCGGGTATCGCTCTAGGTACCGTCATCACTTTGGGTGTCGCTATGGTCGTTCAAATGATCATGGGCGAGCTGTACCCGAAAAACCTCGCGATTGCGAACGCAGAGCCAATGGCTCGCATGATGTCCCGCTCAACACTAATTTACATGTCTGTGTTTGGCTTTTTCATCAGCTTCTTCGACAAATCAGCAAACCTTCTGCTTCGCGCGGTTCGCATTGAACCAGTGCACGATCTTGACGTGAGTGCGTCAGAAGAAGACTTGCACCATATCATCGCTAACTCGCGTGAAACAGGTGATATCCCAGTCGAACTGTCGCTGATGATGGATCGTATTCTGGATTTCCCAGAGCGCGACGTAGAACACGCGATGGTGCCTCGTTCACAAGTGGATTGGGTTGAGCCAGAAACCACATTGACTGAATTAGTGTCGCTAATGGCACAAGCACATACCCGTTACCCAGTGGTTAACGACGATGATGCGCCTGTGGGTGTGGTTCATTTGCCTGACGTACTGGCCCGTATTGATGCCGGCCATGCTGACGACACTGTGGAATCAGTGATGCGCCCTGCTACCGTGCTGCCAACGCTTATGAGCCTACCAGACGCTCTGGATCAGCTAGAAAAATCAACTAACCATCTGGCGTGTGTCATTGACGAGTACGGCGGTTTTGCTGGCGTACTGACGATTGAAGACCTTGCAATGGAAATCGTGGGCGAAATCACCGACGAGCACGACGCGGACGCGGCTGATGCCGTTGTGCCACAGAGCGACAATGTATGGCTGATGGTAGGTGACGTCCACATCGACGAAGTGGAACGTGCGATTGGCTACGACCTGCCGAAAGACGATGTGGAAACCATCGCCGGTATGTTGATTGCGGAGCGCGGCGCACTTCCGGCTGAAGGTGAGACAGTCGTTATCGAACTGCCAGTCGACCCATCCGAATTTGCTTCTGGCGAGCTGTTCAAGCGCCATCTTGAAGTTGAAGTGTTGCGTATTGAGCGACACGTTCCAACAGAGGTGCGCGTCAAACTTGTAGAGAATCCAGTTGAGGAGGGTGAAGAATGA
- a CDS encoding chitinase C-terminal domain-containing protein — translation MDVTGKSKGFALSAIAVACMFSFNAQAAVDCTNIEKWSADKAYGGGSTVQNDNKVYTANWWTKGNSPATSSGDYKEWTLVDQCDTGDVTPPDNVLPTVSLDSPSSSDVINTGDVVTINSTASDSDGTVANVEFFVDGASIGSDTSSPYSFNWTAAEGEHIIFVRATDDKGAATQSAPVKVFVQPSVVLPDNEAPTVSVAASATAVDQGAVVTLTADAADSDGTVSKVDFYAAGQLVGTSTAAPYTLDWTASKAGNVSVYAKATDDKGASTDSALVTVAVAGIPTVSNCRPEGLFQTPGVNVPYCTIYDAEGREDMGADHPRRIIGYFTSWRSGDDSQAAYLVKDIPWEELTHINYAFVSIGADGKVNVGDVNDPNNAAVGKEWPGVEVDPALGFKGHFGALATYKAKHDVKTLISIGGWAETGGHFGLDGNRVADGGFYTMTTNADGSINHAGIQKFADSAVEMMRKYKFDGLDIDYEYPTSMAGAGNPYDKEFMEPRRQYLWASYQELMRVLREKVDIASEQDGHHYMLTIAAPSSGYLLRGMETFDVTKYLDYVNIMTYDLHGAWNDHVGHNAALFDTGKDSELAAWNVYGTSQYGGIGYLNTDWAYHYFRGSMPAGRINIGVPYYTRGWQGVTGGENGLWGKAALPNQAECQPGTGEGEKNNCGHGAIGIDNMWHDTDPKGNEMGAGSNPMWHAKNLEHGIFGTYASAYKLDPANDPQDVLKGTYQRNYDSVAVAPWLWNAEKQVFLSTEDEASIKVKSDYVIDKGIGGIMFWELAGDYACYQLDANGNRTDVVDPTENACTTGNGEFHMGNTMTKAIYDKFAAATPYGAKLSETAMPTEAVDITVSVGGFKVGDQNYPINPKITFTNNTGVELPGGTEFQFDIPVSAPDNAKSQNGGKVKVISSGHTKANNIGGLEGTMHRLAFSLPTWDSLAPGATYELDFVYYLPISGPANYTVNINGVDYAFAYEYSDLPLADLSAGGGNGGGDNGGGTGTCDTTGIVVYPNLPQTDWAGNPSHAAAGDKVVKDDVVYQANWWTASVPGSDGSWTKVCG, via the coding sequence ATGGATGTGACAGGTAAGAGCAAAGGATTCGCGCTCTCGGCAATCGCCGTAGCGTGTATGTTCTCTTTCAATGCACAAGCTGCTGTTGACTGTACCAACATTGAAAAATGGTCAGCAGACAAAGCATATGGCGGCGGCTCAACAGTTCAAAACGACAACAAGGTTTATACCGCTAACTGGTGGACAAAGGGTAACAGCCCAGCAACTTCATCAGGCGATTACAAAGAATGGACGCTGGTTGATCAGTGTGATACTGGCGATGTAACGCCACCGGATAATGTTCTACCAACTGTATCTCTGGACTCGCCAAGCTCATCTGACGTAATCAACACAGGTGACGTTGTCACAATCAACTCAACGGCATCAGATTCAGATGGCACCGTTGCTAACGTCGAATTCTTCGTTGATGGCGCGTCTATCGGTTCAGATACTTCTTCTCCATATTCCTTTAACTGGACGGCGGCAGAAGGTGAGCACATTATCTTCGTTCGCGCGACAGACGATAAAGGCGCAGCAACGCAAAGCGCGCCAGTTAAAGTATTCGTACAACCTAGCGTGGTACTGCCAGACAACGAAGCACCAACCGTGTCTGTTGCAGCATCAGCAACAGCTGTTGATCAAGGCGCAGTTGTTACCCTGACAGCAGATGCAGCGGACTCTGACGGCACTGTATCAAAAGTTGATTTCTATGCGGCAGGCCAATTGGTTGGTACATCAACCGCAGCTCCATACACCCTGGATTGGACAGCAAGCAAAGCGGGCAACGTCTCTGTATATGCGAAAGCGACAGACGACAAAGGCGCATCAACTGATTCTGCACTGGTCACTGTTGCCGTAGCGGGCATTCCAACGGTATCTAACTGTCGTCCAGAAGGTCTATTCCAAACACCAGGTGTTAACGTTCCATACTGTACGATCTACGATGCAGAAGGCCGTGAGGACATGGGTGCTGACCACCCTCGCCGTATCATCGGTTACTTCACCAGCTGGCGCTCAGGCGATGACTCGCAAGCCGCTTACCTTGTTAAAGATATCCCATGGGAAGAACTTACCCACATTAACTATGCATTCGTAAGCATCGGTGCTGACGGTAAAGTAAACGTCGGTGATGTGAACGATCCAAACAACGCCGCAGTTGGTAAAGAATGGCCAGGCGTAGAAGTTGATCCAGCACTTGGCTTTAAAGGTCACTTCGGTGCACTTGCAACATACAAAGCGAAACATGACGTTAAAACACTGATCTCTATCGGTGGTTGGGCGGAAACCGGCGGTCACTTCGGCCTTGACGGTAACCGTGTAGCAGACGGCGGTTTCTACACCATGACCACCAACGCTGACGGCTCAATCAACCATGCAGGTATCCAGAAGTTTGCGGACTCTGCTGTTGAAATGATGCGTAAGTACAAGTTCGATGGTCTGGATATCGACTACGAATACCCAACCTCAATGGCCGGTGCTGGTAACCCTTACGATAAAGAGTTCATGGAACCACGTCGTCAATACCTGTGGGCTTCCTACCAAGAGCTGATGCGCGTCCTTCGTGAGAAAGTCGACATCGCTTCTGAGCAAGACGGTCACCACTACATGCTGACCATCGCAGCGCCATCTTCTGGCTACCTGCTGCGCGGTATGGAAACCTTCGATGTGACCAAGTACCTCGATTACGTCAACATCATGACCTACGACCTGCATGGCGCTTGGAATGATCACGTTGGCCACAACGCAGCACTGTTCGACACAGGTAAAGACTCTGAGTTGGCAGCTTGGAACGTATATGGCACCAGCCAGTATGGCGGTATCGGTTACCTGAACACTGACTGGGCGTACCACTACTTCCGTGGCTCAATGCCAGCGGGCCGCATCAATATCGGCGTTCCTTACTACACCCGTGGTTGGCAGGGCGTAACAGGCGGTGAGAACGGTCTGTGGGGTAAAGCAGCACTTCCAAACCAAGCTGAGTGTCAACCAGGCACCGGCGAAGGTGAGAAGAACAACTGTGGTCACGGCGCGATCGGTATCGACAACATGTGGCACGATACCGATCCAAAAGGTAACGAAATGGGTGCAGGTTCTAACCCAATGTGGCATGCGAAGAACCTTGAGCATGGCATCTTTGGTACCTACGCATCTGCGTACAAACTAGACCCAGCAAACGATCCACAAGACGTTTTGAAGGGCACTTACCAGCGCAACTACGACTCAGTCGCTGTTGCACCATGGCTCTGGAATGCTGAGAAGCAAGTGTTCCTGTCGACTGAAGATGAAGCGTCAATCAAAGTAAAATCTGATTACGTTATCGACAAAGGTATCGGCGGCATCATGTTCTGGGAACTGGCGGGGGACTACGCATGTTACCAACTGGACGCGAACGGCAACCGCACTGACGTTGTAGACCCAACCGAAAATGCTTGTACGACTGGTAACGGTGAGTTCCACATGGGTAACACCATGACCAAAGCAATCTACGACAAGTTTGCAGCAGCCACACCTTATGGTGCGAAACTGTCTGAAACTGCAATGCCAACCGAAGCGGTTGATATTACGGTTAGCGTAGGTGGCTTCAAAGTGGGCGACCAGAACTACCCAATCAACCCGAAAATCACTTTCACCAACAACACTGGCGTAGAACTGCCTGGCGGTACTGAGTTCCAGTTTGACATTCCGGTTTCAGCACCAGACAACGCGAAGAGTCAGAATGGCGGTAAAGTGAAAGTCATTTCTTCTGGCCACACCAAAGCGAACAACATTGGTGGCCTGGAAGGTACTATGCACCGTTTAGCGTTCTCACTACCAACGTGGGACTCTCTGGCTCCTGGTGCAACGTATGAACTGGACTTTGTGTACTACCTGCCAATCTCTGGCCCTGCGAACTACACAGTAAACATCAACGGTGTTGATTACGCATTCGCATATGAGTACAGCGACCTGCCATTGGCAGACCTGTCAGCAGGCGGTGGTAATGGTGGCGGTGACAATGGTGGTGGCACAGGTACTTGTGACACGACTGGCATCGTGGTTTACCCAAATCTACCTCAGACTGACTGGGCAGGTAACCCAAGCCACGCAGCCGCAGGTGACAAAGTCGTGAAAGACGACGTTGTTTACCAAGCAAACTGGTGGACTGCTTCTGTTCCAGGTAGCGATGGTAGCTGGACCAAAGTGTGTGGCTAA
- a CDS encoding class I SAM-dependent methyltransferase, with the protein MNPSVYLVKGREKSLRRRHPWVFSRGIQRVEGKPSLGQTVDVYDHQGQWLARGAFSPNSQIRVRVWTFEQEEVNVEFFKKRLQEAQGLRDVLATRDGLTGYRLIAAESDGLPGITIDRYENFLVCQLLSAGAEAQKDNLVEALIAQYPECSIYERSDVSVRKKEGLKERTGVLHGDLPPASVVIEENGVKISVDITGGHKTGFYLDQRDSREAAVKYVNGKRVLNCFCYTGGFGLYSMKGDAVEVINVDVSQPALDIAKSNAEMNGYDLSKAQFVNADVFKLLREYRDAGELFDVVIMDPPKFAESKAQLTGACRGYKDINMLAMQILKPGGTLLTYSCSGLMDNALFQKIIADAALDAHRSVQFIERFEQAADHPIDSGYPEGFYLKGFACHVK; encoded by the coding sequence ATGAATCCGTCTGTTTATCTGGTTAAAGGCCGTGAAAAATCATTGCGCCGTCGCCACCCATGGGTTTTCTCCCGTGGAATTCAACGCGTAGAGGGTAAACCATCCCTCGGTCAAACAGTGGATGTATATGATCATCAAGGCCAATGGTTGGCTCGCGGTGCGTTTTCTCCTAATTCCCAAATTCGTGTCCGTGTTTGGACTTTCGAACAAGAAGAAGTCAACGTCGAATTCTTCAAAAAACGCCTTCAAGAAGCGCAAGGTCTGCGTGATGTTTTGGCTACCCGTGATGGCCTGACAGGTTACCGCCTGATTGCCGCTGAATCTGATGGTTTACCTGGCATCACTATCGATCGCTATGAGAACTTCTTGGTTTGTCAGCTATTGAGTGCTGGCGCGGAAGCGCAAAAAGACAATCTGGTCGAGGCGCTTATCGCACAGTACCCAGAGTGCAGTATCTACGAGCGTTCAGATGTATCAGTACGTAAGAAAGAGGGCCTGAAAGAGCGCACAGGCGTTCTACACGGTGATTTACCACCAGCCTCTGTTGTGATTGAAGAAAACGGTGTGAAAATTAGTGTCGATATCACAGGTGGCCACAAAACCGGCTTCTACCTTGACCAGCGCGACAGCCGAGAAGCGGCAGTTAAATACGTTAACGGCAAGCGTGTACTGAACTGTTTCTGTTACACAGGCGGGTTTGGTCTTTACTCGATGAAGGGCGATGCAGTAGAAGTCATTAATGTGGACGTTTCACAACCTGCGCTGGATATCGCAAAATCTAATGCCGAAATGAACGGTTATGACCTGTCGAAAGCACAGTTTGTAAATGCGGATGTATTTAAGTTGCTTCGCGAATATCGTGACGCCGGTGAGCTGTTTGACGTTGTCATCATGGATCCACCTAAGTTTGCTGAATCTAAGGCACAATTGACTGGTGCATGTCGCGGTTACAAAGACATCAACATGCTGGCTATGCAGATCCTGAAGCCTGGTGGAACGTTACTGACTTACTCTTGTTCTGGTCTGATGGACAACGCTTTGTTCCAGAAGATCATTGCGGATGCAGCACTGGATGCACATCGCAGCGTTCAATTTATCGAGCGCTTTGAGCAAGCCGCCGACCATCCAATTGATAGCGGCTACCCAGAAGGTTTCTACCTGAAAGGTTTCGCGTGCCACGTTAAATAA
- a CDS encoding YccT family protein — MKRKFAFASVLTALLSFGAHADVKLNLNDNVELLTYNGKTHKSSVFGKEESVVLQNGTQQVAFRYVESFEGGKDVSFVRSDVLVVKFYAADTEVFFDFPEHKNKRQVRQFNDNPEFAILDTNESPIAFEQNKLLKSGFQLSRDYLSEMQRFNQTDAPASLQLTASEVVSQPKVQSNKAPRAKVVVGGQDALNEVEYQLHYWFEKADAETQARFKAFLNAR; from the coding sequence ATGAAGAGAAAATTCGCTTTTGCGTCGGTGTTAACCGCATTGCTTTCTTTTGGCGCTCACGCTGACGTCAAACTTAATTTGAACGATAACGTTGAGCTACTTACCTACAACGGTAAAACTCACAAATCTTCTGTATTTGGCAAGGAAGAATCGGTGGTACTTCAAAATGGCACCCAACAGGTGGCATTTCGCTATGTGGAAAGCTTTGAGGGAGGCAAAGACGTATCTTTTGTCCGCTCTGATGTGCTGGTCGTTAAGTTTTATGCGGCTGATACCGAAGTTTTCTTCGATTTCCCAGAACACAAAAACAAGCGTCAGGTTCGACAGTTCAATGACAATCCTGAATTCGCCATTCTGGATACCAACGAATCCCCTATCGCATTTGAGCAGAACAAACTGCTTAAATCAGGCTTCCAACTGAGTCGCGATTACCTCTCCGAAATGCAACGCTTTAACCAAACAGATGCACCAGCATCATTGCAGCTGACCGCATCAGAAGTCGTTTCACAGCCAAAAGTACAGTCAAATAAAGCTCCACGAGCAAAAGTGGTTGTTGGTGGGCAAGATGCATTGAATGAAGTGGAGTACCAGCTCCACTACTGGTTTGAGAAAGCAGATGCCGAAACACAAGCACGCTTTAAAGCCTTTTTAAACGCTCGCTAA
- a CDS encoding CNNM domain-containing protein: MTDPLIVTLVTSALIILSGFFVIIEFALMGARRHRLEEMAVESASARAALRGMNDLTLMLAGAQLGITFCTFALGAVTKPAVDHWIGPVFASMGMPEWAVDGASFGFALFVVTFLHLVVGEMAPKSWSIAHPEKSALAIGLVARAYVWPLRPLLNWINRIANRLVKASGVEPVESAAVGGQDIDTIRQLVEHSGKVGTLQPSIQKQLSGLIDLSSIPVETLVTEGQVMAHVDKRATVAEVRKVSMESGHMRILVFGNRGLKPLVVHVRDTLLEPADRPAREVARKAHVLDANTPVYEALARMREASVQIAVVSKGDKMIGVVTLADILKRVLPTSAAS, from the coding sequence ATGACCGATCCGTTGATTGTCACTTTGGTGACCTCTGCCCTCATCATACTGAGTGGCTTCTTCGTTATCATCGAATTTGCATTGATGGGTGCACGCCGCCACCGCTTGGAAGAAATGGCTGTGGAAAGTGCGTCTGCACGCGCTGCGCTGCGTGGCATGAATGACCTGACACTCATGCTAGCCGGTGCCCAGTTGGGCATTACCTTCTGTACCTTTGCGTTGGGTGCAGTCACCAAGCCAGCGGTAGACCATTGGATTGGACCCGTGTTTGCCTCGATGGGCATGCCGGAATGGGCGGTAGATGGTGCTTCGTTCGGTTTTGCACTGTTCGTCGTGACCTTCCTTCACCTTGTTGTCGGTGAAATGGCACCCAAGTCCTGGTCGATTGCACATCCTGAAAAATCAGCACTGGCGATTGGCCTTGTAGCACGCGCTTACGTGTGGCCACTGCGTCCGTTGCTGAACTGGATTAACCGCATTGCGAACAGACTGGTGAAAGCATCTGGCGTTGAGCCAGTTGAAAGTGCCGCTGTCGGTGGGCAGGACATTGATACCATCCGTCAGCTCGTCGAACACTCAGGTAAAGTGGGTACACTGCAACCGAGTATTCAGAAGCAGCTTTCTGGTCTGATTGACCTGAGTTCAATCCCAGTTGAAACACTGGTCACGGAAGGTCAGGTCATGGCGCATGTTGACAAGCGCGCAACCGTTGCGGAAGTTCGCAAGGTGTCGATGGAATCTGGACACATGCGTATTCTGGTATTCGGCAACCGTGGCCTGAAACCACTTGTGGTTCACGTCCGTGATACCCTGCTGGAACCCGCTGACCGCCCTGCACGTGAAGTCGCACGAAAAGCGCATGTACTTGATGCCAACACACCGGTATACGAAGCGCTGGCGCGTATGCGAGAAGCAAGTGTGCAGATTGCTGTGGTGAGCAAAGGCGACAAGATGATTGGTGTCGTCACGCTGGCAGATATCCTGAAGCGTGTGCTGCCAACATCAGCTGCGAGCTAA
- a CDS encoding ABC transporter ATP-binding protein, producing the protein MIYKLFERVTLAFPPEQPEQPPNGLLAFCRHYTKGFERPLITMAVLTAFIAIAEVSLFGFMGQLVDWLTNQDKTTFLADEGNTLIGIGLLILIGMPILVAVHSLVLHQSLLGNYPMSIRWMAHRYLLKQSIGFYQNDFAGRIATKVMQTALSIRETVMKLLDVAVYIAVYFISMLFIVGQADIRLMLPMLVWLMAYIGIQIYFVPKLKAVSTEQADARSLMTGRIVDSYTNIATVKLFSHTDRETQYAEEGMGVFMDTVYRQMRLATGFNISVEIANYALLFSISAMSIWLWLDSAITVGAIAIAVSLALRINSMSKWIMWEIGSLFENIGTVVDGMATLSKPVEVLDKMNAPALEVPQGAINFTDVRFHYGEGKGVIEKLNLNIKPGEKVGLVGRSGAGKSTLVNLLMRFHDVEGGEIRIDGQNISAVTQDSLRANIGMVTQDTSLLHRSIRENILYGDPNASEDAMLAAAKKAQAHDFIETLSDPHGNRGYDSQVGERGVKLSGGQRQRVAISRVLLKDAPILILDEATSALDSEVEAAIQESLYQLMEGKTVIAIAHRLSTIAAMDRLIVLDQGEIVEQGTHQELISSGGIYAQLWQHQTGGFIGD; encoded by the coding sequence ATGATCTATAAATTGTTCGAACGCGTTACGCTAGCCTTTCCACCAGAGCAACCGGAACAGCCACCTAATGGCCTGCTTGCATTTTGTCGCCACTACACCAAAGGTTTTGAACGACCGCTGATTACCATGGCGGTGCTCACGGCATTTATCGCCATTGCGGAAGTATCACTGTTTGGCTTTATGGGACAGCTGGTTGACTGGCTGACTAATCAAGATAAAACCACGTTTCTCGCCGACGAGGGTAATACTCTGATTGGGATAGGGCTGCTTATCCTAATTGGTATGCCAATACTTGTCGCTGTGCATTCTTTGGTTTTGCACCAGTCGCTACTTGGTAACTACCCAATGTCCATTCGCTGGATGGCACACCGTTACCTGCTGAAGCAGAGCATCGGCTTCTATCAGAATGACTTCGCAGGTCGTATTGCAACCAAGGTCATGCAGACTGCGCTGTCTATCCGCGAAACCGTGATGAAGCTGCTGGATGTGGCGGTATATATTGCCGTCTACTTTATCTCCATGCTGTTTATCGTTGGCCAAGCAGATATCCGTCTTATGCTCCCAATGCTGGTTTGGTTGATGGCCTACATTGGCATCCAGATTTACTTTGTCCCCAAGTTGAAAGCAGTCTCCACCGAGCAGGCAGATGCCCGCTCGTTGATGACAGGCCGTATCGTGGACAGCTACACCAACATCGCCACGGTCAAACTGTTCTCACATACCGATAGAGAGACCCAATACGCCGAAGAAGGCATGGGCGTATTTATGGACACGGTTTACCGCCAAATGCGTCTGGCGACCGGCTTTAATATCTCGGTAGAGATCGCTAACTACGCCCTGCTGTTCTCCATCAGCGCCATGTCTATCTGGCTCTGGTTGGACTCCGCGATCACCGTAGGCGCGATAGCTATTGCGGTCAGCCTTGCACTGCGCATCAACAGCATGTCGAAGTGGATAATGTGGGAAATCGGTTCGCTGTTTGAAAACATCGGTACCGTAGTAGATGGAATGGCGACGCTTTCCAAGCCTGTCGAAGTGTTGGACAAGATGAACGCACCTGCATTAGAGGTGCCTCAAGGCGCTATTAACTTCACCGATGTTCGCTTCCATTATGGTGAAGGCAAAGGCGTGATTGAAAAACTGAACCTCAACATCAAGCCGGGTGAAAAAGTCGGTCTCGTTGGTCGTTCAGGAGCAGGTAAATCAACCTTAGTGAATCTTCTAATGCGTTTTCACGATGTGGAAGGCGGTGAAATCCGTATCGACGGTCAGAACATTTCAGCCGTGACACAGGATTCACTGCGCGCCAATATCGGCATGGTGACTCAGGACACTTCCCTGCTGCACCGCTCTATCCGTGAAAACATCCTTTACGGTGACCCAAATGCCAGCGAAGACGCGATGCTCGCCGCTGCGAAGAAAGCACAAGCTCACGACTTTATCGAAACCCTGAGCGACCCACATGGTAATCGTGGTTACGATTCGCAGGTAGGTGAACGCGGTGTGAAGCTGTCTGGCGGTCAACGTCAGCGTGTGGCAATTTCCCGTGTTCTGCTAAAAGACGCGCCAATTCTTATTCTTGATGAAGCGACTTCAGCGCTGGATTCGGAGGTGGAAGCAGCAATTCAGGAAAGTCTTTATCAATTAATGGAAGGTAAAACCGTTATCGCCATTGCTCACCGACTTTCCACCATCGCTGCGATGGACAGACTGATTGTGCTTGATCAAGGTGAAATCGTGGAACAAGGCACCCACCAAGAGCTGATTTCCAGTGGTGGCATCTACGCTCAACTCTGGCAGCATCAAACCGGTGGCTTTATTGGTGACTGA